Proteins encoded together in one Chitinophaga varians window:
- a CDS encoding ATP-binding cassette domain-containing protein encodes MEETKHPFLSLEHITVRYLDKTLFNTLNWEIQQHEQWAITGPSGSGKTALLNTILGKFNVINGGIHHHFYEDWRKENTVTDPYFNYRNLIALVGHHHTFRNLSNTTTDFYYQQRFNSMDADNSPTVTEYLGLTEVPDLVKPLKIAPLMEKRLIKLSNGETRRVMIARALLQKPQLLMLDNPYIGLDVQTRKDFSEMINEIIRNGTTVLLATTPTEIPEHITHVLTLENGAITGKYTRSEFVQLPLPEVPDLPLPAMEAQKIADILQRHQPPRFETIVRMEDVRVKYGENVILDQINWTIKPNEKWALLGHNGAGKSTLLSLINGDNPQAYANKLWLFDRRRGSGESIWDIKKKTGFVSPELHQYFTSRDNCLRVVCSGFSDIIGNTRQPTPEQADIAKAWMEILEIEEHQQSPFKQVPESAQRLCLLARALVKNPPLLIFDEPCQGLDQQQKQHFKKVIEMLCDHMPVTLIYVTHYEEELPDCVDKFMRLANGKMI; translated from the coding sequence ATGGAAGAAACAAAACACCCTTTCCTCTCACTGGAACATATCACTGTAAGATATCTCGACAAAACACTTTTCAACACCCTCAACTGGGAAATACAACAGCACGAACAATGGGCCATTACAGGCCCCAGTGGCTCCGGCAAGACTGCCCTTCTCAATACCATTCTCGGTAAATTCAATGTTATCAACGGCGGTATCCACCATCACTTTTATGAGGACTGGAGAAAGGAAAACACCGTTACCGACCCATACTTCAACTATCGCAACCTGATAGCGCTGGTAGGGCATCACCATACTTTCCGGAACCTCTCCAATACCACCACCGATTTCTACTATCAGCAGCGGTTCAACAGTATGGACGCCGACAATTCCCCCACTGTTACCGAATACCTCGGGCTTACGGAAGTGCCCGACCTGGTAAAACCGCTGAAAATAGCGCCGTTGATGGAAAAAAGGCTCATTAAGCTGTCCAACGGAGAAACACGCCGCGTCATGATCGCGCGGGCACTGCTGCAAAAACCGCAGCTGCTTATGCTCGACAATCCCTACATCGGGCTGGACGTGCAAACCCGGAAAGATTTTTCCGAAATGATCAATGAGATCATCCGCAATGGCACAACGGTGCTGCTGGCCACCACGCCGACTGAAATACCGGAACACATTACCCATGTGCTGACGCTGGAAAACGGCGCTATCACGGGCAAGTATACACGCAGTGAGTTTGTGCAGCTGCCATTGCCCGAAGTGCCTGATCTGCCGCTACCGGCCATGGAAGCACAGAAAATAGCCGATATCCTGCAACGGCATCAGCCACCCCGCTTCGAAACCATCGTGCGCATGGAGGACGTCCGGGTGAAATATGGGGAAAACGTGATCCTCGACCAGATCAACTGGACAATAAAACCGAATGAAAAATGGGCGCTGCTCGGGCATAACGGCGCCGGTAAATCCACCCTGCTAAGCCTCATCAATGGTGACAATCCACAGGCATATGCCAACAAACTATGGTTGTTTGACCGCCGCCGCGGCAGTGGTGAGAGCATCTGGGACATCAAGAAAAAAACCGGCTTCGTATCTCCGGAACTGCACCAGTACTTTACTTCCCGTGATAACTGTCTGCGCGTGGTATGCTCCGGCTTCTCCGATATTATCGGTAACACCAGGCAACCTACTCCCGAACAGGCCGATATCGCCAAAGCATGGATGGAAATACTGGAGATCGAGGAACATCAGCAATCTCCATTCAAACAGGTGCCTGAAAGCGCCCAGCGCCTTTGCCTGCTGGCCAGGGCCCTCGTTAAAAATCCGCCCCTGCTGATCTTCGACGAGCCATGCCAGGGCCTGGACCAGCAACAGAAACAACACTTCAAAAAAGTGATCGAGATGCTGTGCGACCATATGCCTGTCACGCTGATCTATGTAACGCATTATGAAGAAGAATTACCTGACTGTGTAGATAAGTTTATGCGTCTCGCCAACGGCAAAATGATATAG
- a CDS encoding GNAT family N-acetyltransferase, whose product MNWKIKAFDELTVQELYDVLQLRSEIFVVEQHCAYQDLDNADQKALHLMGRNEDGRLVAYTRLFAPGIKYTEASIGRVITSSLVRGSGAGRLLMEKSIAAVEEAYGKGPIKIGAQQYLHRFYTSLGFEQTSDTYMEDGIPHIEMVRP is encoded by the coding sequence ATGAACTGGAAAATTAAAGCATTTGACGAGCTGACCGTACAGGAACTGTATGATGTGCTGCAATTACGCAGTGAGATATTTGTAGTAGAGCAGCATTGCGCTTATCAGGACCTGGACAATGCTGACCAGAAAGCGTTGCACCTCATGGGGCGTAACGAAGATGGCCGGTTGGTGGCATATACCCGGTTGTTTGCACCGGGGATCAAATATACGGAGGCTTCCATTGGAAGGGTGATCACGTCATCGCTGGTGAGAGGCTCCGGTGCGGGCCGCCTGCTGATGGAAAAATCCATTGCTGCGGTGGAAGAGGCATACGGGAAAGGACCGATTAAGATTGGCGCGCAACAATACCTGCACCGCTTTTATACATCACTGGGTTTTGAACAGACCAGCGATACGTATATGGAAGATGGTATACCGCACATCGAAATGGTGCGACCCTGA